The following coding sequences are from one Lipingzhangella halophila window:
- a CDS encoding ABC transporter substrate-binding protein — MSRARSYALSRRGLFTACGTLGLAGLVSACGDSSDEGGANAGSWTFEDDRGETVKTDGAPSNIVAFVGTAAALYDYGIECVGVFGPTTTEGGEPDVQAGEIDVDSVEVLGNAWGEFSVEDYAALEPDVLISAMFEEDTLWYVPEESAEEILAIAPSIGLNVANVSLPEPLERHAELAEALGADLDSEQATKAKERFDAAAETLQEAAESSDIKVLACSGDPDLFYASNPEMSADLRYFQELGVDFVVPEKLDDGGFFESLSWENADKYDADILFVDNRSSALQPEDMASKPTWDELPAVGADQVVPWVSEPRYSYAGCAPLLEDLAEAINKAKKVR; from the coding sequence ATGTCGCGCGCTCGTTCCTATGCACTCTCCCGCCGCGGATTGTTCACCGCCTGCGGCACACTCGGTCTCGCCGGCCTGGTTTCTGCGTGCGGCGACTCCTCCGACGAGGGCGGCGCGAACGCCGGGTCCTGGACGTTCGAGGACGACCGCGGTGAGACCGTGAAGACGGACGGTGCGCCCAGCAACATCGTCGCTTTCGTTGGAACCGCCGCTGCGCTGTACGACTACGGAATCGAGTGCGTCGGGGTGTTCGGCCCCACCACCACCGAGGGCGGCGAGCCCGACGTACAGGCCGGGGAGATCGACGTCGACTCGGTGGAGGTCCTCGGCAACGCCTGGGGGGAGTTCAGCGTTGAGGACTACGCGGCCCTCGAACCCGACGTGCTGATCTCCGCCATGTTCGAGGAGGACACCCTCTGGTACGTGCCCGAGGAGAGCGCGGAGGAGATCCTGGCGATCGCCCCCAGCATCGGGCTGAACGTCGCGAACGTCTCGCTGCCCGAACCGCTGGAACGCCACGCCGAGCTCGCCGAGGCACTGGGCGCCGACCTCGACTCCGAGCAGGCGACCAAGGCCAAGGAACGCTTCGACGCTGCCGCGGAAACGCTCCAGGAGGCCGCCGAGTCCAGTGACATCAAGGTCCTGGCGTGCTCGGGCGACCCCGACCTGTTCTACGCCTCCAACCCGGAGATGTCGGCCGACCTGCGCTACTTCCAGGAGCTCGGGGTCGACTTCGTGGTCCCCGAGAAGCTCGACGACGGCGGCTTCTTCGAGAGCCTGAGCTGGGAGAACGCAGACAAGTACGACGCCGACATCCTGTTCGTCGACAACCGGTCCTCGGCCCTGCAGCCCGAGGACATGGCGTCCAAGCCGACCTGGGACGAGCTGCCCGCCGTCGGGGCCGACCAGGTGGTCCCCTGGGTGAGTGAGCCCCGCTACTCCTACGCGGGCTGCGCTCCGCTGCTGGAGGACCTCGCCGAGGCGATCAACAAAGCGAAGAAGGTCCGCTGA